The proteins below come from a single Caenibius sp. WL genomic window:
- a CDS encoding DUF5681 domain-containing protein → MSDWNDDERIGYKNPPKYTRFQKGHSGNPKGRPRKIREKYALPLEGSATDDALRQELDRKIAVKDANGKTSLTGRQLVARAQLKSAANGNPIAQRDILKQARELELRDAERTYQRAQIEAQQQAQDEQQARRGYESMVKFKQVRAQLWAQAQTEGKAEPDYPWPHPDDILLIDPYSYKWRIRGPMFSEDIPYAEYCRAERDTHFVQSILYRRSSKRRGKLLGEIFSYIWVFFDLQLPKRWQVLEDCRHHLWDYAFLPMRTLRAKHESFQATANRWRIIAIDEKKYRKEVYKITNDMMKPLLAPYGYRSLAEFERAYEETNGNPPWPKPEALGQ, encoded by the coding sequence ATGAGTGATTGGAACGACGATGAGCGGATCGGGTACAAAAATCCTCCTAAGTATACGCGCTTTCAAAAGGGGCACTCCGGCAATCCCAAAGGACGGCCCCGCAAGATCCGAGAGAAATACGCTCTTCCGCTTGAAGGAAGCGCAACGGATGATGCTTTACGTCAAGAGCTGGATCGCAAAATTGCCGTCAAAGACGCCAATGGCAAGACATCGCTGACCGGCCGCCAATTGGTCGCCCGCGCCCAGCTCAAAAGCGCCGCCAATGGCAACCCGATCGCCCAACGCGATATCCTCAAGCAAGCGCGTGAGCTTGAATTGCGTGATGCCGAACGGACTTATCAACGCGCGCAGATCGAAGCCCAACAACAAGCCCAGGACGAGCAACAGGCACGACGTGGATACGAATCTATGGTGAAGTTTAAGCAAGTGCGCGCGCAGCTCTGGGCGCAGGCCCAAACGGAAGGCAAAGCCGAGCCGGATTATCCCTGGCCTCACCCAGACGACATCCTGCTCATCGATCCGTACAGCTACAAATGGCGCATTCGCGGACCGATGTTCTCGGAGGATATTCCTTACGCGGAATACTGCCGTGCCGAACGCGATACGCACTTTGTGCAGTCCATCCTTTATCGCCGAAGCTCAAAGAGAAGGGGCAAGCTGCTGGGAGAAATTTTCAGCTACATATGGGTTTTCTTCGATCTCCAATTGCCCAAGCGATGGCAGGTTCTCGAGGACTGCAGACATCATTTGTGGGACTATGCGTTCCTACCCATGCGAACCCTGAGGGCCAAGCATGAAAGCTTCCAAGCGACAGCCAACAGATGGAGAATTATCGCCATCGATGAGAAAAAGTATCGGAAGGAAGTGTATAAGATCACCAACGATATGATGAAGCCCTTGCTTGCTCCCTATGGGTATCGCTCGCTGGCGGAATTTGAACGGGCCTACGAGGAGACCAATGGCAACCCACCCTGGCCAAAGCCAGAAGCGCTGGGGCAATAG
- a CDS encoding DNA methyltransferase, which translates to MSTSEFSISQRASKAIVERNTTSLKPYARNARTHSKKQVRQIAASIERFGFINPILISADNEIIAGHGRAEAAKLLGLTSVPTLEISHLSEAERRAYILADNKLALNAGWDKELLALELQGLVDLEFDIELTGFSLAEVDLVIGEAEEAKVNGCDAPENIVPPVHPIPVTQPKDLWQLGNHRLVCGDAREASVFSALLGNEQADLVFTDPPYNVKIDGNVCGLGSIKHREFAFASGEMSAEQFTTFLATTLGNVAASMRNGGIAFICMDWRHMSELLTAGRQCFSELKNLVVWNKTNGGMGTFYRSKHELIFVFKQGDAPHTNSFGLGETGRYRTNVWDYAGISSVGAQRDEELAMHPTVKPVELIADAIKDCSKRGEIILDCFGGSGSTLIAAEKTGRRARLVEYDPLYCDTIIRRWQQLTGKSAIHLPTRSHFDDREEIARDTAPQGVGHE; encoded by the coding sequence TTGTCCACTTCCGAATTCAGTATTTCGCAACGTGCATCGAAGGCGATTGTTGAACGCAACACGACGTCCCTTAAACCATATGCACGCAATGCGCGTACCCATTCCAAAAAGCAGGTGCGGCAGATTGCCGCGAGTATCGAACGATTTGGATTTATAAATCCCATCCTCATCAGCGCGGATAATGAAATCATCGCCGGTCACGGCAGGGCAGAGGCTGCCAAGCTACTCGGGCTAACATCGGTTCCGACCCTGGAAATCTCACATTTGAGCGAGGCCGAACGCCGTGCCTATATATTGGCGGACAACAAGCTCGCGCTGAATGCGGGGTGGGACAAGGAGCTCCTTGCCCTCGAACTCCAAGGCCTTGTCGACCTTGAATTCGACATCGAGCTGACCGGCTTTAGCTTGGCTGAAGTCGACTTAGTAATCGGCGAGGCGGAAGAGGCAAAAGTGAATGGGTGTGATGCGCCTGAAAACATAGTGCCTCCGGTTCACCCGATTCCGGTCACACAGCCCAAGGATCTCTGGCAACTGGGCAATCATCGCCTGGTTTGTGGCGATGCACGGGAAGCGAGCGTCTTTTCTGCGCTCCTTGGCAATGAGCAAGCCGATCTTGTGTTCACCGATCCTCCTTACAATGTGAAGATCGATGGCAACGTCTGCGGCCTCGGTTCGATCAAGCATCGTGAGTTTGCCTTTGCCAGCGGCGAGATGTCGGCCGAACAATTCACGACGTTCCTGGCAACTACCCTCGGCAATGTGGCCGCATCCATGCGCAATGGAGGAATCGCGTTCATTTGCATGGACTGGCGGCATATGAGCGAACTTCTGACCGCCGGACGCCAGTGCTTTAGTGAACTCAAAAACTTGGTCGTATGGAACAAAACCAATGGTGGCATGGGTACTTTCTACCGTTCCAAGCATGAGCTAATCTTCGTCTTCAAACAGGGTGACGCTCCTCACACGAACAGCTTCGGGCTGGGCGAGACAGGGCGTTACCGCACGAATGTTTGGGACTACGCCGGGATCAGCAGTGTCGGTGCACAAAGAGACGAAGAGCTCGCCATGCACCCGACCGTCAAACCCGTCGAACTGATTGCAGACGCGATCAAGGATTGTTCAAAGCGCGGCGAAATCATCCTCGATTGCTTTGGCGGGTCTGGCTCGACCTTGATCGCGGCAGAGAAGACAGGGCGGCGAGCCAGGCTCGTCGAATACGATCCACTCTATTGCGACACGATCATTCGCCGCTGGCAACAGCTTACAGGCAAGAGCGCCATCCACTTACCCACCCGATCCCATTTCGACGATCGGGAGGAAATCGCACGCGACACTGCCCCGCAAGGAGTTGGCCATGAGTGA
- a CDS encoding tyrosine-protein phosphatase, which yields MKKSALSLSAAVLAAVFVIPASAAEPLRIERQDAQNAFVVRDDSAPASFWLSKDPVLDDNDVQIARDSKAKRVAVKLPVAERDYVIMQRADGTTVAVAERVLPLEQGSNFRDLGGYQTKDGKIVRWGKAYRSGAMPMLTEADYALLDQLAIGTVVDFRSLEEREVAPDLLDDRTGALFIANDYSIKPLLAKFGSSDRENIYEGMEDRIAPQLRSLFKRLLADDGAVVYHCSAGQDRTGVATALIYDILGMDRATILKDYHLSTGFRRVEFEMPPINAADYPNNPIVQYYVASQAKGSAVKAEPLYTPSGQSHLAQFFAYLDARYGGSAAYFQQELGFTPTDLEKLRANMLQ from the coding sequence ATGAAGAAATCCGCCCTTTCCCTGTCTGCCGCCGTACTGGCCGCGGTTTTCGTCATTCCCGCCAGCGCAGCTGAACCGCTCCGCATCGAACGGCAGGATGCGCAAAATGCGTTCGTCGTGCGCGACGATAGCGCACCGGCGAGCTTCTGGTTGAGCAAGGATCCTGTGCTCGACGACAACGACGTGCAGATCGCCCGTGACAGCAAGGCGAAGCGCGTGGCGGTGAAGCTTCCGGTGGCCGAACGCGATTATGTCATCATGCAGCGGGCCGATGGCACCACCGTGGCCGTGGCCGAGCGTGTGCTGCCCTTGGAGCAGGGCAGCAATTTCCGCGATCTGGGCGGCTATCAAACCAAGGATGGCAAGATCGTCCGATGGGGCAAGGCCTACCGTTCGGGTGCCATGCCGATGCTGACCGAAGCCGACTATGCCCTGCTGGATCAGCTTGCCATCGGAACAGTGGTCGATTTCCGGTCGCTCGAAGAACGGGAAGTCGCTCCCGATCTGCTGGATGATCGCACCGGGGCGCTGTTCATCGCCAACGACTATTCGATCAAGCCGCTTCTGGCCAAATTCGGTTCAAGCGACCGGGAAAATATCTACGAGGGGATGGAAGACAGGATCGCACCGCAACTGCGGTCGCTGTTCAAACGGTTGCTCGCCGACGATGGCGCCGTCGTTTACCATTGCTCGGCGGGTCAGGACCGGACCGGGGTTGCAACGGCGCTGATCTACGACATTCTTGGCATGGATCGCGCAACGATCCTGAAAGACTATCATCTTTCAACCGGCTTCCGCCGCGTCGAATTCGAGATGCCGCCGATCAATGCGGCCGATTACCCGAACAATCCGATAGTCCAGTATTATGTCGCCAGCCAGGCGAAAGGCTCCGCCGTCAAAGCCGAACCTCTCTACACGCCGAGCGGTCAATCGCATCTGGCGCAATTCTTCGCTTATCTCGATGCCCGTTATGGCGGCTCGGCCGCCTATTTTCAGCAGGAACTCGGCTTCACCCCCACCGATCTGGAAAAGCTGCGCGCCAATATGCTGCAATAA
- a CDS encoding TonB-dependent receptor, translating to MHISHKTSLSAIAVAMACCVAPAAYAQAVHIEIDPQPLASALNRVAVQTRSQILFSPDMVAGRTARGVRGSMTVDGALDRLLQNTGLRYRHQNNVILIERPEGLSRISSETPPPTPTSSAAPITASEPADRDAGQLAEIIVTAQKREESLQGTPISIAVLGAGDLEKRGVATLSDFASGAVPSLRIIPLQARPSSLTVTMRGIYPGDAAMISRDPTVGIYVDGVYLGRSQGLGSEMFDLERMEVLRGPQGTLFGRNAVGGAISMVSKKPTGELGLDLTAGISNFNGRSVKAHLNLPEFAGFSIKLDGVWTKRDGWVDNPLPGASDYSEVNRRGVRVSVMWEPAPNLNVLYSYDISRDASTAGYNQTMSLLPGGKLPPMFSLEKKRVRDARIGVPMEPSVGKVSGHSLQATWNVTDQLTLRSISAYRKTSQDQYTNSGGLTLAYAPGSVFSRISYADMHQDQFSQEIQLLGSFENLKFVVGGFYFKEDADDLAYSPFSARFNSDGTGYTLLPVSFSAANFPERASVLHAKSRAIFGQATYTPPILGERLHLTGGLRWTHDSKHGARTRAAGAVINIPFSFSSKRVDPAFTAAFDWTDTINTYVKWGRAYRAGGANSRAPNFEKFGAEEVSSWEIGAKTELFDRRVRLNIAAYHTKYNDRQVDFSNPASPSVITTVNAPDPAKIKGVEVDLTARLTRELTLTGSYAYTSWKATGDRNPYSKLIEEGVVLYTPKNSASIALDHVFSPFDGATLSTHVDAVYSGSFYTGSASSPKTDSYFMLNGRITLGDLEISNGSKVAVSLWGKNLTNTQWETFQYALAGAGVANVVSGYFNEPRTYGVEARLTF from the coding sequence ATGCATATCAGTCATAAGACAAGTTTGAGCGCGATCGCGGTGGCCATGGCGTGCTGCGTTGCACCGGCGGCCTACGCGCAGGCGGTGCACATCGAAATCGATCCGCAACCCCTGGCCAGCGCGCTCAATCGCGTGGCGGTCCAGACACGCAGCCAGATTCTGTTCAGTCCGGACATGGTTGCGGGCCGCACGGCACGCGGTGTGCGCGGATCGATGACCGTGGACGGCGCGCTCGACAGGCTGTTGCAGAATACCGGGCTAAGGTACCGGCATCAAAACAATGTCATCCTGATCGAACGGCCGGAGGGCCTCAGCCGGATTTCCAGCGAGACTCCGCCGCCGACACCGACCAGCAGCGCCGCGCCCATAACCGCCAGCGAACCCGCAGACCGCGACGCCGGTCAACTGGCGGAAATCATCGTCACGGCCCAAAAACGCGAGGAATCGCTACAGGGCACACCGATTTCCATTGCAGTGCTTGGTGCGGGTGATCTCGAAAAACGCGGCGTGGCCACGTTGAGCGATTTTGCCAGCGGCGCCGTGCCATCGTTGCGCATCATTCCGCTTCAGGCGCGCCCGTCATCGCTCACCGTCACTATGCGCGGCATCTACCCGGGCGATGCGGCGATGATCAGCCGCGATCCAACCGTGGGTATCTACGTCGACGGGGTCTATTTGGGCCGCTCTCAAGGCTTGGGCTCCGAAATGTTCGATCTCGAACGGATGGAAGTGTTGCGCGGCCCGCAGGGCACGCTGTTCGGGCGCAACGCAGTTGGCGGCGCGATCAGCATGGTGTCGAAGAAGCCCACGGGGGAACTGGGCCTCGATCTCACGGCAGGTATCAGCAATTTCAATGGCCGGAGCGTCAAGGCGCATCTGAATCTGCCGGAATTCGCAGGCTTCAGCATCAAGCTGGATGGCGTGTGGACCAAACGCGACGGTTGGGTTGATAACCCCCTTCCAGGCGCTTCGGACTACTCTGAGGTCAATCGTCGTGGCGTCCGGGTGAGCGTGATGTGGGAACCCGCACCAAACCTGAATGTCCTCTATTCCTACGATATTTCGCGCGATGCTTCGACAGCCGGTTATAATCAGACCATGTCTCTCCTGCCGGGTGGCAAGCTGCCCCCAATGTTCTCACTTGAGAAGAAGAGGGTGCGGGACGCGCGGATTGGTGTCCCAATGGAACCCAGCGTCGGCAAAGTGTCCGGTCATAGCCTTCAGGCGACATGGAATGTCACCGATCAACTGACGCTGCGATCCATTTCGGCCTATCGCAAAACCTCGCAGGATCAATATACGAACAGTGGGGGCCTGACCCTTGCCTATGCTCCCGGCAGCGTATTCTCGCGCATCAGTTATGCCGATATGCATCAGGATCAGTTCAGCCAGGAAATCCAACTGCTCGGCAGTTTCGAGAATTTGAAATTCGTCGTTGGTGGGTTTTATTTCAAGGAAGACGCCGACGATCTGGCGTATTCCCCCTTCTCCGCCCGTTTCAACTCGGACGGCACGGGGTATACGTTGCTGCCGGTATCCTTCAGCGCCGCCAACTTTCCCGAACGGGCAAGTGTGCTCCACGCCAAATCAAGGGCAATCTTCGGCCAGGCCACTTATACGCCGCCGATCCTTGGCGAACGTCTGCACCTGACCGGCGGATTGCGCTGGACGCATGACAGCAAGCACGGCGCACGGACCCGGGCTGCCGGCGCGGTGATCAACATTCCCTTTTCTTTCTCCTCGAAACGGGTGGACCCGGCCTTCACCGCCGCGTTCGATTGGACTGACACCATCAACACCTACGTAAAATGGGGCCGGGCCTATCGCGCGGGCGGCGCAAACTCGCGCGCGCCCAACTTCGAAAAATTTGGGGCGGAAGAAGTGTCGAGCTGGGAAATCGGCGCGAAAACGGAACTGTTCGATCGCCGTGTGCGGCTCAACATTGCCGCCTATCACACGAAATACAACGATCGTCAGGTGGACTTCTCCAATCCGGCTTCACCTTCGGTCATAACCACGGTGAACGCCCCCGATCCTGCCAAAATTAAGGGCGTGGAAGTCGATCTCACCGCACGTCTCACACGGGAACTGACTCTGACGGGCAGTTATGCCTACACGTCATGGAAAGCTACGGGAGACCGCAATCCGTACAGTAAGCTGATCGAAGAGGGCGTGGTGCTCTACACACCTAAAAATTCCGCATCGATCGCTCTCGATCATGTCTTTTCGCCGTTTGACGGCGCAACGCTGTCGACTCATGTCGATGCCGTTTATTCGGGCAGCTTCTACACCGGCAGCGCCAGCTCCCCCAAGACGGACTCCTATTTCATGCTCAATGGCCGGATCACCTTGGGCGATCTCGAAATAAGCAACGGCTCCAAAGTCGCCGTGTCCCTATGGGGCAAGAACCTCACCAACACCCAGTGGGAAACTTTCCAGTATGCGCTGGCCGGTGCCGGGGTGGCGAATGTCGTTTCCGGCTACTTCAATGAACCGCGAACTTACGGGGTCGAAGCTCGGCTCACTTTCTGA
- a CDS encoding FecR domain-containing protein: MMDLDVITDRDSSAWLARLRSGRMTAADQRQFDAWLENPANRADFQALSHAYEGLSHWADDPVVFKARTAALQRASKPPLRTLLPIAAAIVAAVAVALLLFTMPGMVNNGPQPEKILTTAANQRQYATLEDGSQLVLDGNTKIAVRFNKDKRQVFLRQGRAYFAVAKDPARPFVVHTGLGSVYAVGTAFSVDGRKEGMKVLLTEGKVRVKLEPAHTLAARKTIDMLPGTELSADRKGWAVQRAPVDHALAWTEGFIVFDDTRLADAVAEFNAVSRRTLVLGPGLGQQRISGTFRSGMAEDFSRALEAYGIARIESQDEKQIRLIGPTAK; this comes from the coding sequence ATGATGGATTTGGACGTGATCACGGATCGGGATTCATCCGCATGGCTGGCCAGACTGCGCTCGGGCCGGATGACGGCTGCGGACCAGCGCCAGTTTGATGCGTGGCTGGAAAACCCGGCCAATCGCGCGGATTTCCAAGCCCTGTCCCACGCTTACGAAGGCCTTAGCCATTGGGCGGACGATCCGGTGGTGTTCAAAGCCAGAACGGCGGCGCTGCAAAGGGCAAGCAAACCCCCTCTCCGCACACTTTTGCCTATCGCCGCCGCAATTGTTGCCGCCGTTGCGGTTGCGCTGCTGCTTTTCACCATGCCCGGCATGGTCAACAACGGCCCACAGCCAGAGAAAATCCTGACGACAGCTGCGAACCAGCGGCAATATGCCACGCTGGAAGATGGCAGCCAGTTGGTTCTGGACGGGAACACGAAGATTGCCGTCCGCTTCAATAAGGACAAGCGGCAAGTGTTCCTGCGTCAGGGGCGGGCCTATTTTGCCGTAGCCAAGGACCCCGCCCGGCCTTTCGTCGTCCATACGGGCCTGGGATCGGTCTATGCCGTGGGCACCGCCTTTTCCGTCGACGGGCGCAAGGAAGGCATGAAAGTCCTGCTCACCGAAGGGAAAGTCCGCGTAAAACTTGAACCGGCGCATACGCTGGCGGCGCGCAAAACCATCGACATGCTCCCGGGAACCGAGCTGTCAGCGGACCGGAAAGGCTGGGCCGTCCAGCGCGCGCCTGTTGACCATGCGCTCGCCTGGACCGAGGGGTTCATCGTTTTCGACGATACCAGGCTGGCCGATGCGGTGGCCGAGTTCAACGCGGTTTCCAGGCGGACTCTTGTTCTCGGGCCTGGCCTCGGCCAGCAGAGGATCAGCGGCACTTTCCGCTCCGGCATGGCCGAAGATTTCTCCCGCGCGCTCGAAGCCTATGGCATCGCCCGGATAGAAAGCCAGGATGAGAAGCAGATTCGCCTGATCGGCCCGACCGCAAAATAA
- a CDS encoding RNA polymerase sigma factor, with product MALRRYVARKVPAGDVDDLLQDVFLNLAKSQPQTSIGNLSAYVFRIASNLVLARGRQQRWQSYPDDAALEVPDHTAFPPDRILASQEELRAVMQDIMGLPRRTRDVFLLHRFEDMTYTEIAQHFDISLSAVEKHMIKALRLLSRAASTR from the coding sequence ATGGCGCTGCGGCGTTATGTGGCGCGCAAGGTGCCTGCCGGCGATGTCGACGACCTGCTGCAGGATGTCTTCCTGAATCTTGCGAAATCGCAACCGCAGACCTCGATCGGCAATCTGTCCGCCTACGTTTTCCGGATCGCTTCCAATCTCGTTCTGGCACGTGGCCGGCAACAGCGGTGGCAATCCTACCCCGACGACGCCGCGCTGGAAGTGCCGGACCATACCGCGTTCCCGCCCGACCGCATTCTGGCGTCGCAGGAGGAACTGCGCGCGGTCATGCAGGATATCATGGGGCTGCCGCGGCGTACCCGCGACGTGTTCCTGCTCCACCGCTTCGAAGACATGACTTATACGGAGATCGCGCAGCATTTTGACATTTCGTTAAGCGCGGTAGAAAAACACATGATAAAGGCGCTACGCCTGCTGTCGCGCGCAGCGAGCACCCGCTGA